The following proteins are co-located in the Chlamydiota bacterium genome:
- a CDS encoding FAD-dependent oxidoreductase, with translation MASETFDVIVVGAGPAGIAAAITTSRAGLSTVVLERGNHPGSKNLFGGILLTPELQKVVPDFLEKAPLERHISKKRFSYVSPESEIALDIWSNRYNQTPFNHSFTVMRSKFDRWFSTQAEEAGAQLLTEVVVDDLIERDGKIIGIKARGQSEREFDELYASLIICAEGANSMLAEKAGLRSGKSQMNPVNRTVAVKEVIRLSKEKIQDRFNVREKEGVAIIYLGDVVKGALGTGFLYTYEDSIAVGLGCEMQDLIDRKMAPYDLLDHMKSHPVIAPLLEGGEVIEYSTHMIPEDNYKNLPRLMRDGMLLVGDSAGLINNSIFQEGTNMAMASGFFAGETAIEAKKKSDFSVQTLSIYRQKLEDSFVLKDMRQYSDFLGVMRDHREYLSTYPEMTLDFLVEYFTVDGRSKNELKKDAFRKARKKIKISRMVRDLIRARKLI, from the coding sequence ATGGCCTCTGAGACCTTTGATGTTATTGTGGTGGGGGCAGGTCCTGCAGGAATTGCTGCAGCGATTACCACTTCACGAGCAGGCCTCTCGACAGTCGTTCTAGAACGAGGGAACCATCCTGGCTCTAAAAATCTCTTTGGTGGAATTTTATTGACTCCTGAACTTCAAAAAGTTGTTCCAGATTTTCTTGAAAAGGCCCCTCTCGAACGTCACATTTCAAAAAAACGTTTTTCTTATGTTTCCCCTGAATCTGAGATTGCCCTAGATATTTGGTCTAATCGCTATAATCAAACGCCTTTCAATCATTCTTTTACAGTCATGCGCTCCAAATTCGATCGCTGGTTTTCAACTCAGGCTGAAGAGGCGGGCGCTCAATTGCTCACGGAAGTGGTGGTAGACGATTTAATTGAAAGGGATGGAAAAATTATTGGAATCAAGGCTCGTGGGCAATCTGAAAGAGAGTTTGATGAATTGTATGCCTCTTTAATTATTTGTGCTGAAGGGGCTAATTCCATGTTGGCAGAAAAGGCGGGTTTAAGAAGTGGAAAAAGCCAGATGAATCCCGTCAATCGCACCGTAGCGGTGAAAGAAGTCATTCGTCTGAGTAAAGAAAAAATTCAGGATCGCTTTAATGTGAGAGAGAAAGAAGGCGTTGCAATTATTTATTTAGGCGATGTGGTTAAGGGAGCCTTGGGTACAGGATTTCTTTATACCTACGAGGATTCGATTGCGGTTGGACTTGGGTGTGAAATGCAGGACTTGATTGACCGAAAAATGGCCCCCTATGATCTTTTGGACCATATGAAGTCTCATCCGGTGATTGCCCCTCTCCTTGAGGGGGGAGAGGTGATTGAATACTCAACACATATGATTCCTGAGGATAATTATAAGAATTTGCCCAGACTGATGCGCGATGGCATGTTGTTAGTAGGGGATTCGGCAGGATTAATTAATAATTCCATTTTTCAGGAAGGAACGAATATGGCTATGGCCTCTGGATTTTTTGCAGGAGAAACAGCCATAGAGGCGAAAAAGAAAAGCGATTTTTCAGTTCAAACTCTTTCGATCTATCGTCAAAAGCTAGAAGATTCATTTGTCCTAAAAGACATGCGCCAGTACAGTGATTTTTTAGGAGTGATGCGGGACCATCGCGAATACTTAAGTACTTATCCCGAAATGACGCTTGATTTTCTTGTTGAATATTTCACCGTCGATGGCCGTTCAAAAAATGAACTCAAGAAAGATGCTTTTCGAAAAGCGAGAAAAAAGATCAAGATCTCTAGGATGGTGAGAGATTTAATTCGTGCACGAAAACTGATATAA
- a CDS encoding 4Fe-4S dicluster domain-containing protein, with translation MASIPKISMEDRLFLVQRNFDKKSHIAIDQESFKKDPIKPILFLCPAKVFILHDTSGECIINHENCLECGTCQVASRYVKWTNPSSGFGVTYKYS, from the coding sequence ATGGCTTCTATTCCTAAAATTTCAATGGAGGATCGACTTTTTTTAGTTCAACGCAATTTTGACAAGAAAAGTCATATTGCGATTGATCAAGAATCCTTTAAAAAAGATCCCATCAAACCTATTCTTTTCTTATGTCCAGCAAAGGTCTTCATTCTTCATGACACTTCAGGTGAGTGTATTATCAACCATGAGAATTGTCTTGAGTGTGGAACTTGTCAAGTCGCCAGTCGATATGTGAAATGGACAAATCCGAGCAGCGGCTTTGGAGTAACATACAAATATAGCTAA
- a CDS encoding PGPGW domain-containing protein, producing the protein MFKFNSVIKHWLKITSGWLLIMGGILGLFLPFLQGILMILSGLAILSSEYSWAKRWIFWFKSWVKRK; encoded by the coding sequence ATGTTTAAATTCAATTCTGTCATCAAGCATTGGCTCAAAATTACATCAGGTTGGTTGCTTATTATGGGTGGAATTCTGGGCCTTTTTCTTCCTTTTCTTCAAGGAATCTTAATGATTTTGAGTGGCCTCGCTATTTTATCCAGTGAATATTCTTGGGCAAAGCGCTGGATATTTTGGTTTAAGAGTTGGGTCAAGAGAAAGTGA